Genomic DNA from Desulfurella sp.:
TTATGTACCATATTAAAGAAAGAAAACCANNNNNNNNNNATGTTGATGTTGTATTGGGAAACCCTCCTTGGCTAACTTATAAAGATGTTAAATCTCCATATAGACAAAAAATGTTAGACAAGATATATGAAGATTATGGATTAAGTAGTGGTAGTAAAAATAAAACACATCAAGATATGGCTGCATTCTTTATAGCAAGAAGCCAAGAATATCTAAAAGATAAGAAAAATGGAAAAATAGGCTTTGTTCTTACTAGAGCAATATTAGACAGTTCTCAATATAATTCTATAAGAAGTTCGGTATTTTCAGAAAATTCAAAATTACCACGAATATCTAGAATATATGACATA
This window encodes:
- a CDS encoding DNA methyltransferase, which codes for VDVVLGNPPWLTYKDVKSPYRQKMLDKIYEDYGLSSGSKNKTHQDMAAFFIARSQEYLKDKKNGKIGFVLTRAILDSSQYNSIRSSVFSENSKLPRISRIYDITNKANPFNRSSCIVIFGFKNRSNIIDGFIIDSNINVKGKNLDEVDLEKNIKI